Below is a window of Geomonas oryzisoli DNA.
GAGAACACCCTGGTGATGCTGATCTCCCAGTCCGGCGAGACCGCCGACACCCTGGCCGCCATGCGCGAGTCCAGGCGTCGCGGCGGCAAGTGCGTCGCCATCTGCAACGTGGTTGACTCCTCCATCGCCCGCGAGGCCGACGGCGTCATCTACACCCATGCCGGTCCGGAAATCGGCGTCGCCTCCACCAAGGCGTTCGTGACCCAGTTGATCGCCCTGTATCTCTTCACCATCCGGCTCGGGCGCTCCCGCGGCAGGATGGACCAGGAGCAGGGGAGAAAGCTCATCTCCGCCATCGTGCGCGTCCCGGCACTGATGGAAGAGGCCCTGAAACTGAACGAGCAGGTGGAAAAGGTGGCGAGGAATTATCTTACCGCCCGCGATTTCCTCTACCTTGGCCGCGGCATGAACTACCCGATCGCCCTGGAAGGCGCGCTCAAGCTGAAGGAGATCTCCTACATCCACGCCGAAGGGTACGCCGCCGGCGAGATGAAGCACGGTCCCATCGCCCTCATCGACGAGCACATGCCCGTCGTGGTCCTGGTGCCCAAGGGGGCGACCTACGAGAAGGTCTTCTCCAACATGGAAGAAGTCATCGCCCGTGGCGGCCGCGTCATCGCGGTCTGCTCCAAGGGGGATGCCGAGGTGGCCGACAAGGTCGAGGTCGCCCTGGAGATCCCGGAGGACGGCGAGGAAGTGATGCCGATCATCATCTCCATCCCGATGCAGCTCCTGGCCTATCACGTCGCCGTCCTGAAAGGGACCGACGTCGACCAGCCCAGGAACCTGGCCAAGAGCGTCACCGTCGAATAGGACTGTGCCGCAGTGAAAGCAAGAAGGGGAGACAGCTTAGGCTGTCTCCCCTTTTTTGTGCTCGGCGACGGAGATCCTGGGGGGCTGGCGGGTTATAACACTTGCTGACGACTCTCATGTGCTTTCGTCACGTTACCATGTACACTATACAGACGCTGAACATCCGATGAGCGCTGAGAGGTGGATTATGCCGGTATTGATAGGGCACGAGATAAGGGATGCGATTGCTCGCGGGGAAATAGGCATTGATCCGCTGGACGATTCCCAGATCGGACCGGGATCGATCGATCTGACTTTGGGCAACGACTTTCGGATCTTCAGAAAAGAGACCGGGGTCTGCCACGTGCACAACGAATCCGACTTTGCCGATGTGACTGAAGCGGTCACGGTGGCGGACGGAAGCTTCATAACCATCGCTCCCTGCGAGATGATCCTGGGCATCACCAGGGAGCGGATCACCCTTGCCGAGACCATGGCGGGGTGGCTGGAGGGGAGGAGCCGGTTCGCCCGTTTCGGGCTGGCGGTCCATGTCACCGCCGGATTCATGCAGCCGGGGATCTCCAACCAGCAGGTACTGGAAATCGTGAACCTGGGGCATAAGACCCTGGCGCTTTATCCGGGCACGCGCATCTGCCAGTTTGTCTTCGAACGATGCATCGGTTCGGCGAAATATGAAGGGAGGTTCGCCGATCAGGCCAAACCTTGACCCCTCCCCGCATCGACTCACCTTCTCTCCCCCGTTATTCCCCCTTTCGGTTCGGTCGTTTTTGTATCTGTGTAGTCACCGTACGCGTCGAGTGATTCACCTGACGCGTCGAGCGAGTCGCTGAACGCGATGAGCGAGTCACCGGACGCGATGAGCGAGTCACCGGACGCGTCGAGCGAGTCACCGGACGCGTCGAGCGAGTCACCGGACGCGTCGAGCGAGTCACCGGACGCGTCGAGCGAGTCACCGGACGCGTCGAGCGAGTCACCGGACGCGTCGAGCGAGTCACCGGACGCGTCGAGCGAGTCACCGGACGCGTCGAGCGAGTCACCGGACGCGTCGAGCGAGTCACCGGACGCGTCGAGCGAGTCACCGGACGCGTCGAGCGAGTCACCGGACGCGTCGAGCGAGTCACCGGACGCGTCGAGCGAGTCACCGGACGCGTCGAGCGAGTCACCGGACGCGTCGAGCGAGTCACCGGACGCGTCGAGCGAGTCACCGGACGCGTCGAGCGAGTCACCGGACGCGTCGAGCGAGTCACCGGACGCGTCGAGCGAGTCACCGGACGCGTCGAGCGAGTCACCGGACGCGTCGAGCGAGTCACCGGACGCGTCGAGCGAGTCACCGGACGCGTCGAGCGAGTCACCGGACGCGTCGAGCGAGTCACCGGACGCGTCGAGCGAGTCACCGGACGCGTCGAGCGAGTCACCGGACGCGTCGAGCGAGTCACCGGACGCGTCGAGCGAGTCACCGGACGCGTCG
It encodes the following:
- the dcd gene encoding dCTP deaminase — its product is MPVLIGHEIRDAIARGEIGIDPLDDSQIGPGSIDLTLGNDFRIFRKETGVCHVHNESDFADVTEAVTVADGSFITIAPCEMILGITRERITLAETMAGWLEGRSRFARFGLAVHVTAGFMQPGISNQQVLEIVNLGHKTLALYPGTRICQFVFERCIGSAKYEGRFADQAKP
- a CDS encoding DUF6944 family repetitive protein, producing the protein MGDSLDAQGESLIAFGDSLIAFGESLIASGDSLIASGDSLDAFGDSLIASGDSLDAFGDSLIASGDSLDASGDSLDASGDSLDASGDSLDASGDSLDASGDSLDASGDSLDASGDSLDASGDSLDASGDSLDASGDSLDASGDSLDASGDSLDASGDSLDASGDSLDASGDSLDASGDSLDASGDSLDASGDSLDASGDSLDASGDSLDASGDSLDASGDSLDASGDSLDASGDSLDASGDSLDASGDSLDASGDSLDASGDSLDASGDSLDASGDSLDASGDSLDASGDSLDASGDSLDASGDSLDASGDSLDASGDSLIASGDSLIAFSDSLDASGESLDAYGDYTDTKTTEPKGGITGERR